Proteins encoded by one window of Gordonia jinghuaiqii:
- a CDS encoding inositol monophosphatase family protein, which produces MGGVDQTIPVDELAAVADAVAQEAAAHVRRRRPELFGATPGHGQSSEIGAHDSSVADPVSTKSTETDPVTVADTETERLIRELLHRARPGDEVLGEEDGGSRTVPSGVRWVVDPIDGTVNFMYGVPAYAVSIAAQIDGRSVAGVVVDVARKVTYGATLGGGAWVSDGDGTRQPLRANPVDRTELALVATGFGYDAERRRAQGKIVAELLPRVRDVRRIGAAALDLCMVASGAVDAHYEHGLSPWDWAAGGLIAAEAGAVVQTPPPDSRADEGHVTVAVAPGIADEFLSLLDELGARDPLG; this is translated from the coding sequence ATGGGAGGCGTGGATCAGACAATTCCGGTGGACGAACTCGCCGCGGTCGCTGACGCCGTGGCACAGGAGGCGGCGGCTCACGTGCGACGCCGCCGGCCCGAATTGTTCGGGGCCACACCAGGTCACGGACAGTCCTCGGAAATCGGGGCGCACGATTCGAGCGTCGCCGATCCGGTCTCGACGAAGTCCACGGAAACAGATCCGGTCACCGTCGCCGACACCGAGACCGAACGCCTCATCCGCGAACTCCTCCACCGGGCCCGGCCCGGCGACGAGGTGCTGGGGGAGGAGGACGGTGGCAGCCGAACGGTTCCGTCGGGCGTGCGGTGGGTCGTCGACCCGATCGACGGCACCGTGAACTTCATGTACGGCGTCCCCGCCTACGCGGTGTCCATTGCGGCGCAGATCGACGGGCGGTCGGTGGCGGGTGTGGTGGTCGATGTCGCCCGCAAGGTGACCTACGGTGCCACTCTCGGTGGCGGTGCCTGGGTGTCCGACGGCGACGGCACGCGGCAGCCGCTGCGCGCCAACCCGGTGGATCGTACCGAACTGGCCTTGGTGGCAACGGGTTTCGGGTACGACGCAGAACGGCGTCGCGCGCAGGGCAAGATCGTCGCCGAACTGCTGCCGCGTGTGCGCGACGTCCGCCGGATCGGTGCGGCGGCGCTCGATCTCTGCATGGTCGCCTCCGGTGCTGTGGACGCCCACTACGAACACGGCCTGAGTCCCTGGGACTGGGCCGCCGGCGGACTCATCGCCGCCGAGGCCGGTGCCGTCGTCCAGACGCCGCCGCCGGATTCACGAGCCGACGAAGGTCACGTCACCGTCGCCGTGGCTCCGGGTATCGCCGACGAATTCCTCTCGCTCCTCGACGAATTGGGCGCGCGCGACCCGTTGGGTTGA
- the cei gene encoding envelope integrity protein Cei: protein MVSKITTGYPTDEQGRPYRRRRYAPAIIVVVTLMILGVVVWAMALGGDDSESVPTACNQPSPPTAVEAGAAPPPPAPRLDVVDRGEMLDVAPAPLATFGVRVLNASDERGAARSVSEDLTAQGFTPVPDTPFADDPLYPNQDLDCVAQIRFGPAGRAAAAATWLAFPCAQLVEDGRRGTAVDVALGAYHSGHELSQDAQAALEALRSADPTNPNTGVDPVLVKAVHSGPC, encoded by the coding sequence GTGGTGTCGAAGATCACGACCGGCTACCCGACCGACGAGCAGGGCCGACCCTACCGCCGACGGCGCTACGCGCCGGCGATCATCGTGGTCGTCACCCTGATGATTCTCGGCGTGGTGGTGTGGGCCATGGCCCTCGGTGGCGACGACAGCGAGTCGGTGCCGACGGCGTGCAATCAACCGTCCCCGCCGACAGCGGTCGAGGCCGGTGCTGCGCCTCCTCCGCCGGCCCCGCGCCTCGACGTCGTCGACCGTGGCGAGATGCTCGACGTCGCCCCCGCGCCCCTCGCGACATTCGGCGTCCGGGTCCTCAATGCCTCCGACGAGCGCGGAGCGGCACGCTCGGTCTCCGAGGACCTCACCGCCCAGGGCTTCACGCCGGTGCCCGACACCCCCTTCGCCGACGACCCGCTCTACCCGAACCAGGACCTCGACTGCGTCGCCCAGATCCGCTTCGGGCCGGCAGGCCGTGCCGCGGCCGCCGCGACCTGGCTGGCGTTCCCCTGCGCTCAACTCGTCGAAGACGGCCGGCGGGGCACCGCGGTCGACGTGGCGCTGGGCGCGTATCACTCCGGCCACGAGCTGTCCCAGGACGCACAGGCCGCACTCGAGGCGCTGCGCTCGGCAGACCCGACGAACCCGAACACCGGGGTCGACCCGGTTCTGGTGAAGGCGGTCCACTCCGGGCCCTGCTGA
- a CDS encoding DUF4193 domain-containing protein: protein MATDYDAPRRTETEDLNEDSLEELKARRSEAQSSAVDVDEADTAESFELPGADLSGEELSVRVIPKQADEFTCTSCFLVYHRSRLAEENGNSLICVDCA from the coding sequence ATGGCTACTGATTACGACGCGCCACGACGCACGGAGACCGAGGATCTCAACGAAGACTCGCTCGAAGAGCTCAAGGCACGACGCAGCGAGGCGCAGTCCTCGGCGGTCGACGTCGACGAGGCCGACACCGCGGAGTCCTTCGAGTTGCCCGGCGCGGACCTGTCGGGTGAGGAACTGTCGGTGCGGGTCATCCCCAAGCAGGCCGACGAATTCACCTGTACCAGCTGCTTTCTCGTCTACCACCGTAGTCGGCTGGCGGAGGAGAACGGCAACTCGCTGATCTGCGTCGACTGCGCGTGA
- a CDS encoding DUF3093 domain-containing protein — MTAPQSPDNPGGTSDGRDAGVASSTGNLFDEQLFVPWWWWLAGAVVTGVVGYEIQLSARNSPWSIAGYIATGVLCALMLWSMGRTRIRVTADRELHAHRAVLPRSVMARGASVPATAKSAALGRQLDPAAYLVHRAWVKTMVLIVLDDPDDPTPYWLVSTRRPAELLAALDLTDAAADRPEKSA, encoded by the coding sequence GTGACCGCACCTCAATCGCCTGACAACCCCGGCGGCACGTCGGACGGCCGTGACGCCGGAGTCGCCTCATCTACCGGCAACCTCTTCGACGAGCAGCTTTTCGTCCCATGGTGGTGGTGGCTTGCAGGCGCCGTGGTGACCGGCGTGGTCGGCTACGAGATCCAGCTGTCCGCGCGCAACAGTCCGTGGAGTATCGCCGGGTACATCGCCACCGGTGTCCTGTGCGCCCTGATGCTCTGGTCGATGGGCCGGACGCGAATCCGGGTGACCGCCGATCGCGAACTCCACGCCCATCGCGCGGTGCTGCCGCGTTCTGTGATGGCGCGCGGGGCCTCGGTCCCGGCCACCGCCAAGAGCGCGGCTCTGGGCCGCCAGCTCGATCCCGCCGCCTACCTCGTCCACCGCGCCTGGGTGAAGACCATGGTCCTCATCGTGCTCGACGATCCGGACGACCCGACGCCCTACTGGTTGGTGTCCACCCGGCGTCCCGCCGAACTCCTGGCCGCCCTCGACCTCACCGACGCCGCCGCCGACCGGCCGGAGAAGTCCGCCTGA
- the dut gene encoding dUTP diphosphatase, with the protein MTPDLPPLPPIAVRRLDPDLPLPTRAHPGDAGVDLCSTIDLELPTGRRQLVGTGIAIALPFGTVGLIHPRSGLAARAGLSIVNAPGTVDAGYRGEIKVCLINLDPEQSISISRGDRIAQLVVQRVELPDFVEVEVFDDSTSRGDGGHGSSGGHAILG; encoded by the coding sequence GTGACCCCAGATCTTCCCCCTCTGCCGCCCATCGCGGTCCGGCGCCTCGACCCCGATCTGCCACTGCCGACGCGGGCTCATCCCGGTGATGCGGGGGTCGATCTCTGCTCGACGATCGACCTCGAACTGCCGACCGGTCGCCGCCAGCTGGTCGGCACCGGGATCGCGATCGCGCTGCCCTTCGGCACCGTCGGGCTCATCCATCCGAGGTCGGGACTCGCCGCACGTGCAGGCCTGTCGATCGTCAACGCGCCGGGCACCGTCGACGCCGGTTACCGCGGGGAGATCAAGGTCTGCCTGATCAACCTCGACCCCGAACAATCGATCTCGATCTCTCGCGGCGACCGGATCGCACAGCTCGTCGTGCAGCGGGTCGAGCTGCCCGACTTCGTCGAGGTCGAGGTGTTCGACGATTCGACCAGCCGTGGTGACGGCGGCCACGGTTCGAGCGGCGGCCACGCGATCCTGGGTTGA
- a CDS encoding DUF3710 domain-containing protein, whose product MAQDESDELRVGTALGPYDIDALATEAHELENSHLDLGSVLVPVVEGGQVTVEMSEAHQPQNVYLVTPIGRISVSAFAAPKSPGMWREVVRELAGSLRDDGAVTSVEDGHWGREVVAEVEGATHRFIGVDGPRWLVRCVGSGPSEHAEDLARLSRAVLAETVVRRGSEPFPPRDPLPIVLPPVLAEQVAAAQQQIFADPAEQATATPDAPAAGDEPGTDEAPGPVAGGALDQVAHATVYGENAYTDESETGTTAPEHADQGQSDQAPSSPDPSSPDPSSPDPSNPEDRQPPSSGSAMQRFLRRR is encoded by the coding sequence ATGGCACAGGACGAGTCGGACGAGTTGCGGGTCGGTACGGCGTTGGGCCCCTATGACATCGATGCGCTCGCCACCGAGGCGCATGAGCTCGAGAACTCACACCTCGATCTCGGCTCGGTACTGGTCCCGGTGGTCGAGGGTGGCCAGGTCACCGTCGAGATGTCCGAGGCGCACCAACCGCAGAACGTGTACCTGGTGACCCCGATCGGCCGGATCTCCGTCAGTGCCTTCGCGGCACCCAAGTCGCCGGGGATGTGGCGTGAGGTCGTTCGCGAACTCGCCGGCTCGCTCCGCGACGACGGTGCCGTCACCAGCGTCGAGGACGGGCACTGGGGCCGTGAGGTCGTCGCCGAGGTCGAGGGCGCCACGCATCGCTTCATCGGCGTCGACGGTCCGCGCTGGCTGGTTCGTTGCGTGGGGAGCGGTCCGTCGGAGCATGCAGAGGATCTGGCCCGCCTCAGCCGTGCCGTGCTCGCCGAGACGGTCGTGCGGCGCGGTTCCGAGCCGTTCCCGCCGCGGGATCCGTTGCCCATCGTGCTGCCGCCGGTGCTCGCCGAGCAGGTAGCCGCCGCGCAGCAGCAGATCTTCGCCGACCCCGCCGAGCAGGCGACTGCGACACCGGACGCGCCCGCTGCCGGTGATGAGCCGGGCACCGATGAGGCCCCCGGACCGGTTGCCGGGGGTGCGTTGGATCAGGTCGCCCACGCCACGGTGTACGGGGAGAACGCGTACACCGACGAGTCCGAGACCGGCACCACGGCTCCAGAACACGCGGACCAGGGACAGTCCGATCAGGCTCCGTCAAGCCCAGACCCGTCAAGCCCAGACCCGTCAAGCCCAGACCCGTCAAACCCCGAGGACCGGCAGCCGCCGTCGTCGGGTTCGGCGATGCAGAGGTTCCTCCGCCGCCGATAG
- a CDS encoding alpha/beta hydrolase: MPRIDRPAPPPTALVAIPGTGSDADHVTRAFGAAATSLGVDLIALDPASPLVERHVESLEQAAAGHRSILVGGVSIGAAIALEWALCRGGTGCAGVFAALPAWSGDAATAVAAGSARATAEALDRDGLEATVAAMAASSPDWLAEELARSWRRLHPDLVDQLRDAARHRSPTPSEIAGLAVPLAIVAAIDDPIHPIDVAREWHAAAPRSTLIELTLDEWGRDPALLGNSCAAGYAGLVAEHTPR; this comes from the coding sequence ATGCCCCGCATCGACCGCCCCGCCCCGCCACCGACCGCCCTCGTGGCGATCCCGGGGACCGGGTCCGACGCCGACCACGTCACCCGCGCCTTCGGTGCGGCGGCGACGTCGCTCGGCGTCGATCTGATCGCTCTGGATCCCGCGTCACCGCTGGTCGAACGCCATGTGGAGAGCCTCGAGCAGGCCGCGGCCGGTCATCGCTCGATCCTGGTCGGCGGTGTGTCGATCGGCGCGGCCATCGCCCTCGAGTGGGCATTGTGCCGCGGCGGAACCGGATGCGCAGGGGTGTTCGCGGCGCTCCCGGCATGGAGCGGCGACGCCGCCACCGCGGTGGCGGCCGGCAGCGCACGTGCGACCGCCGAGGCACTGGATCGCGACGGACTCGAGGCGACCGTCGCCGCCATGGCTGCGAGCAGTCCGGACTGGCTGGCCGAAGAACTGGCCCGGTCGTGGCGGCGTCTGCATCCCGACCTCGTCGATCAACTGCGCGACGCCGCTCGCCACCGCTCGCCCACCCCATCCGAGATCGCCGGCCTCGCCGTACCACTGGCGATCGTCGCGGCCATCGACGACCCGATCCATCCGATCGACGTGGCCCGCGAGTGGCACGCGGCCGCACCGCGTTCCACCCTGATCGAACTCACCCTCGATGAGTGGGGCCGCGACCCGGCACTACTCGGCAACAGTTGTGCCGCCGGTTACGCCGGGCTCGTCGCGGAGCACACCCCGCGCTGA
- a CDS encoding OB-fold nucleic acid binding domain-containing protein, with translation MPTAGYLKRLTRRLTEDLGDADAEKIAEESKATGAQRASDCTRGEEVTMHGELRAVEMCSRAAKPGVKAEFFDGSDVVILKWLGRNRISGIEPGRKVTVRGRLAEQDGHKVIYNPYYELHGLDDDE, from the coding sequence ATGCCCACAGCCGGCTATCTCAAGCGACTGACCCGTCGGCTGACCGAGGATCTCGGGGATGCCGACGCCGAGAAGATCGCCGAGGAATCGAAGGCGACCGGCGCCCAGCGCGCCTCGGACTGCACCCGCGGCGAGGAGGTCACCATGCACGGTGAACTACGTGCCGTGGAGATGTGTTCGCGGGCCGCCAAGCCCGGCGTCAAGGCCGAGTTCTTCGACGGTTCCGACGTCGTCATCCTCAAGTGGCTGGGCCGCAACCGCATCAGCGGCATCGAACCCGGCCGGAAGGTCACCGTGCGGGGCCGCCTCGCCGAGCAGGACGGGCACAAGGTGATCTACAACCCGTACTACGAACTTCACGGCCTCGACGACGACGAATGA
- a CDS encoding DUF3159 domain-containing protein, which yields MTDDVREGDERSGDESVGAREPVVDRAPTVLEQIGGVSGLIYSTIPVVVFVPVNSLFGLRTAIYAALGVAALLFVVRVVRREPVTPAVSGLLGVAICVFIAHEVGDAKGYFLFGIWTTLAYAIVFAASILVRRPLVGVAWHLVNGEDSSWRRNRLTLRAYDIATALWALVFGARYLTQSELYDAGATGWLAFTRIAMGWPLTALAVLGTILLVRRASAQERSAAAADELGA from the coding sequence ATGACCGACGACGTTCGCGAGGGTGACGAGCGCAGCGGTGACGAATCGGTCGGTGCGCGCGAGCCCGTGGTCGATCGGGCGCCGACAGTCCTCGAACAGATCGGTGGCGTCTCGGGTCTGATCTACTCGACGATCCCGGTGGTCGTCTTCGTCCCGGTCAACTCCCTGTTCGGCCTCCGCACCGCGATCTACGCGGCGCTGGGCGTGGCGGCGCTGCTCTTCGTCGTCCGGGTGGTCCGTCGTGAACCGGTGACCCCCGCGGTCTCCGGCCTGCTCGGCGTCGCGATCTGTGTGTTCATCGCCCACGAGGTCGGAGATGCCAAGGGGTACTTCCTCTTCGGGATCTGGACGACCCTCGCGTACGCGATCGTCTTCGCCGCGTCCATTCTGGTGCGCCGGCCCCTCGTCGGCGTCGCCTGGCACCTGGTGAACGGTGAGGACTCCTCGTGGCGTCGGAATCGGCTGACGTTGCGCGCCTACGACATCGCCACCGCGCTGTGGGCCCTGGTGTTCGGGGCGCGCTACCTGACACAGTCCGAGCTCTACGACGCCGGGGCGACGGGATGGCTGGCGTTCACCCGGATCGCGATGGGCTGGCCGCTGACCGCGCTGGCGGTGCTGGGCACGATCCTGCTCGTCCGTCGTGCCAGTGCGCAGGAGCGGAGCGCGGCCGCGGCCGACGAACTCGGCGCCTGA
- a CDS encoding potassium channel family protein → MKVAIAGAGAVGRSIARELLVNSHEVTLFERDERHIDADAVVGAGWVLADACELANLEDAQLQTYDVMIAATGDDKANLVVSLLAKTEFAVNRVVARVNDPRNEWLFDEDWGVDVAVSTPRLLASLVEEAVSVGDLVRLMTFRQGQANLVELTLPSNTPLAGKPVRKLELPRNAALVTILRGGRVIVPERDDAIEGGDELIFIAPAEVEPALYEAMQLKR, encoded by the coding sequence GTGAAGGTCGCCATCGCCGGAGCCGGCGCGGTCGGACGTTCCATCGCCCGCGAGCTGCTGGTGAACTCGCATGAGGTCACCCTGTTCGAACGCGACGAGAGGCACATCGACGCCGACGCAGTCGTCGGTGCGGGCTGGGTCCTCGCCGACGCCTGCGAACTCGCCAATCTCGAAGACGCACAACTGCAGACCTACGACGTGATGATCGCCGCGACCGGCGACGACAAGGCCAATCTGGTGGTGAGCCTGCTCGCCAAGACCGAGTTCGCGGTCAACCGCGTCGTCGCGCGCGTGAACGACCCGCGCAACGAGTGGCTCTTCGACGAGGACTGGGGCGTCGACGTCGCGGTGTCCACACCGCGTCTCCTCGCCTCACTCGTGGAGGAGGCGGTCTCGGTGGGTGACCTCGTCCGCCTCATGACATTCCGTCAGGGCCAGGCCAACCTCGTCGAGCTCACCCTGCCGTCGAACACTCCCCTGGCGGGCAAACCGGTACGCAAACTGGAACTGCCCCGCAACGCCGCGCTCGTCACCATCCTGCGCGGCGGACGCGTCATCGTCCCCGAACGCGACGATGCTATCGAAGGCGGCGACGAACTGATCTTCATCGCCCCCGCCGAGGTCGAACCCGCACTCTACGAGGCGATGCAACTCAAGCGCTGA
- a CDS encoding potassium channel family protein, with translation MQVVIMGCGRVGSSLAMAMQKRGHDVAIIDRDPTAFVRLSPDFAGRTITGVGFDRDILVKAGIEHADAFAAVSSGDNSNIISARVARETFDVERVVARIYDAKRAEVYERLGIPTVATVPWTTERFVSALGETTTMEWRDPSGSLAIAQIDVDDSWIGISVARFQEQTGARVAFLYRVGRPILPEAKTVLQQDDVVYGAVLLDNLANARGVAANTFTQSDS, from the coding sequence GTGCAGGTAGTCATCATGGGTTGCGGGCGTGTCGGATCGTCGCTCGCGATGGCGATGCAGAAGCGCGGACACGACGTCGCGATCATCGACCGTGACCCCACCGCATTCGTGCGGCTCAGCCCCGATTTCGCCGGCCGCACGATCACCGGCGTCGGGTTCGACCGGGACATCCTCGTCAAGGCAGGCATCGAGCATGCCGACGCCTTCGCCGCGGTGTCCTCCGGTGACAACTCCAACATCATCTCGGCGCGGGTCGCGCGCGAGACCTTCGACGTCGAGCGGGTCGTCGCCCGCATCTACGACGCCAAACGCGCCGAGGTCTACGAACGGCTCGGTATCCCCACCGTGGCCACGGTGCCCTGGACGACCGAACGATTCGTCTCGGCACTCGGCGAGACCACGACGATGGAATGGCGCGACCCGTCGGGATCGCTGGCCATCGCCCAGATCGACGTCGACGACTCCTGGATCGGGATCTCGGTCGCGAGGTTCCAGGAACAGACCGGCGCCCGCGTCGCATTCCTCTACCGCGTCGGACGCCCCATCCTCCCCGAGGCCAAAACCGTTCTGCAACAGGACGACGTGGTGTACGGGGCGGTGCTGCTGGACAATCTGGCCAACGCCCGTGGCGTCGCCGCGAACACGTTCACCCAGTCCGATTCGTAG
- a CDS encoding APC family permease: MSTVSKVSVATKRLLLGRPFRSDTLGHTLLPKRIALPVFASDAMSSVAYAPQEIFLVLSVAGISALAFTPWVALAVAVVLAVVVASYRQNVHAYPSGGGDYEVATVNLGPNAGLTVGSALLVDYVLTVAVSVTSAAENIGSAVPFVNEHKVWFCVGAIVLLAAVNMRGIKESGSVLAIPTYAFIIGVLGMLIWGFTEIYLLGDDIRSETADFGIRAEQDNLTGLALVFLVARSFSSGCAALTGVEAISNGVPAFRKPKSRNAATTLLLLGTFSITLLLGIVMLAEKIGAKYVMNPEQDLIGAPEGYQQKAMIAQLAHAVFDSFPVGFFFVAVVTALILLLAANTAFNGFPVLGSVLAQDRYLPRQLHTRGDRLAFSNGILFLALAAIIFVVAFGAQVTALIQLYIVGVFVSFTLSQTGMVRHWTRLLRTETDPSARRRMMQSRVVNSVGLVMTATVLVVVLITKFTAGAWIAVLAMVALFVMMKLIHHHYASVQRELDRAEDDDEAVLPSRTHSIVLVSSLHMASKRALRYARATRPDVLEAITVNVDDRDTRKLVSEWEASDITVPLKVIASPYREITRPVIDYVRRVRRESPRDVVTVFIPEYVVGHWWEQILHNQSALRLKGRLLFEPGVMVTSVPWQLTSSDRRKEDRAYRAPGETRRALGEPDSRQ, encoded by the coding sequence GTGTCCACCGTCTCCAAGGTGTCCGTTGCGACGAAACGCCTCCTGCTGGGCAGGCCATTTCGCAGCGACACGCTGGGTCACACCCTGTTGCCCAAGCGCATCGCGCTGCCGGTCTTCGCCTCCGACGCCATGAGCTCGGTGGCCTATGCGCCACAGGAGATCTTCCTGGTGCTGTCGGTCGCCGGCATCAGTGCGCTCGCGTTCACACCATGGGTGGCACTCGCCGTGGCGGTGGTCCTCGCCGTGGTGGTGGCGAGCTACCGGCAGAATGTGCACGCCTATCCCTCCGGTGGCGGCGACTACGAGGTCGCCACGGTCAACCTCGGTCCGAACGCCGGTCTCACCGTCGGCAGTGCGCTGCTCGTCGACTACGTCCTCACGGTGGCGGTGTCGGTGACCTCGGCAGCGGAGAACATCGGTTCGGCGGTCCCGTTCGTCAACGAACACAAGGTGTGGTTCTGCGTCGGCGCCATCGTGCTGCTCGCCGCGGTCAACATGCGCGGGATCAAGGAGTCCGGCTCGGTTCTCGCGATCCCCACCTACGCATTCATCATCGGCGTGCTGGGCATGCTGATCTGGGGGTTCACCGAGATCTATCTGCTCGGGGACGACATCCGTTCGGAGACGGCCGATTTCGGGATCAGGGCCGAGCAGGACAACCTCACCGGACTGGCTCTGGTGTTCCTGGTGGCGCGATCGTTCTCGTCGGGGTGTGCCGCGCTGACCGGTGTGGAGGCCATCAGCAACGGGGTGCCCGCCTTCCGGAAACCCAAGTCGCGCAATGCCGCGACAACCCTGCTTCTCCTCGGCACCTTCTCGATCACGCTGCTGCTGGGCATCGTGATGCTCGCCGAGAAGATCGGCGCGAAGTACGTGATGAACCCCGAACAGGATCTCATCGGCGCGCCCGAGGGCTATCAGCAGAAGGCGATGATCGCCCAGCTCGCCCATGCGGTGTTCGACTCGTTCCCGGTGGGCTTCTTCTTCGTCGCGGTCGTCACGGCGCTGATCCTGTTGCTGGCCGCGAACACCGCCTTCAACGGTTTCCCGGTCCTCGGTTCGGTCCTCGCGCAGGACAGGTACCTGCCCCGCCAGCTGCACACCCGGGGTGACCGGCTGGCGTTCAGCAACGGCATCCTGTTCCTCGCGCTCGCCGCGATCATCTTCGTGGTGGCGTTCGGTGCGCAGGTGACCGCGCTGATCCAGCTCTACATCGTCGGGGTCTTCGTGTCGTTCACGCTCAGCCAGACCGGCATGGTGCGGCACTGGACCCGTCTGCTGCGCACCGAGACCGACCCGAGCGCCCGGCGCAGGATGATGCAGTCGCGCGTCGTGAACTCCGTCGGTCTGGTGATGACCGCGACGGTGCTGGTGGTGGTGCTCATCACGAAGTTCACCGCGGGCGCCTGGATCGCGGTGCTCGCGATGGTCGCCCTGTTCGTGATGATGAAACTGATCCATCACCACTACGCCTCGGTGCAGCGTGAACTGGATCGGGCGGAGGACGACGACGAGGCGGTCCTGCCGAGCCGCACCCACTCCATCGTTCTCGTGTCCAGCCTGCACATGGCGTCCAAACGCGCGCTGCGCTACGCCCGCGCGACGCGCCCGGACGTCCTGGAGGCGATCACGGTCAACGTCGACGACCGGGACACCCGAAAACTCGTGTCCGAGTGGGAGGCCAGCGACATCACCGTCCCGCTGAAGGTGATCGCCTCGCCCTATCGCGAGATCACCCGCCCGGTCATCGATTACGTGCGGCGGGTGCGCCGTGAGTCCCCGCGCGACGTCGTCACCGTGTTCATCCCGGAATACGTCGTCGGCCACTGGTGGGAGCAGATCCTGCACAACCAGTCCGCCCTGCGCCTCAAGGGACGACTGTTGTTCGAACCCGGCGTGATGGTGACCTCGGTGCCGTGGCAGCTCACGTCGTCGGACCGTCGCAAGGAGGACCGGGCCTACCGGGCTCCCGGCGAGACCCGCCGCGCCCTCGGCGAACCGGACAGCCGCCAGTGA